One part of the Podarcis muralis chromosome 3, rPodMur119.hap1.1, whole genome shotgun sequence genome encodes these proteins:
- the TBCC gene encoding tubulin-specific chaperone C, which yields MEAAPERNGVSLAGGGFAPEVPERLQQREAERKEEAGRRRREKESLAVREEQSDYFAAAFARERAAAEALLEPERDAEAVSEAARRLQELQRLLTDSVRFLAPYEVRQAQAALGRLQDALAERRLQLQPKKRFAFKKGLRKEAQEAPPQQPAPSTQEGQPSRAKEEEEEEPGCGFSRAEGMELEMGPAELLQRDVALSQLSRCRVRLRGNPNTLSVRGCRDCTVLCGPVSTSVMVDGCDGCVVALACQQLRTHLATRSSFYVQVTCRAMLEDCSEVRFAPYTWTYEGIDADFETSRLDRSRDNWNQVDDFNWLARNEPSPNWSVIPENERITDWD from the coding sequence ATGGAGGCTGCTCCTGAGAGGAACGGGGTGTCTCTCGCCGGCGGTGGCTTCGCCCCCGAGGTCCCCGAGAGGCTCCAGCAGCGGGAAGCGGAGCGGAAGGAGGAGGCCGGCCGGCGTCGCCGCGAGAAAGAGTCTCTGGCGGTGCGGGAGGAGCAGAGCGACTACTTCGCCGCCGCCTTCGCCCGGGAGCGGGCGGCCGCCGAGGCCTTGCTGGAGCCGGAGCGGGACGCCGAGGCCGTGTCGGAGGCGGCGCGGCGGCTGCAGGAGCTGCAGCGGCTGCTGACGGACTCGGTGCGCTTCCTGGCCCCCTACGAGGTGCGCCAGGCGCAGGCGGCTCTGGGGAGGCTCCAGGACGCGCTGGCCGAGCGGCGCCTCCAGCTGCAGCCCAAGAAGCGCTTCGCCTTCAAGAAGGGCCTCAGGAAGGAGGCCCAGGAGGCGCCGCCGCAGCAGCCAGCGCCTTCGACGCAGGAGGGTCAGCCAAGCCgggcgaaggaggaggaggaggaggaacccggGTGCGGCTTCAGCCGGGCCGAAGGAATGGAGCTGGAAATGGGGCCGGCCGAGCTGCTGCAGCGGGACGTGGCGCTTTCGCAGCTGAGCCGCTGCCGGGTGCGGCTGCGGGGCAACCCCAACACGCTGTCGGTGCGCGGCTGCCGGGACTGCACGGTGCTCTGCGGGCCCGTGTCCACGTCGGTGATGGTGGACGGCTGCGACGGCTGCGTCGTGGCCCTGGCCTGCCAGCAGCTCCGCACGCACCTGGCCACCCGGAGCAGCTTCTACGTGCAGGTGACCTGCCGGGCCATGCTGGAGGACTGCAGCGAGGTCCGCTTCGCGCCCTACACGTGGACGTACGAGGGCATCGACGCCGACTTCGAGACTTCCCGgcttgacaggagcagggacaacTGGAACCAGGTGGACgacttcaactggctggctaggAACGAGCCCTCGCCGAACTGGAGTGTGATCCCCGAAAATGAGAGGATCACGGACTGGGATTGA